Within Verrucomicrobiia bacterium, the genomic segment GGGAGGAGTACATTCTATACGTGCGCAGTGGTATTGGCGGGAAAAGCGATCAAAGGCAGGCGAAATTCCGGGAAGGCGAACTCGCGCTGCAGCTCAAACTGCCCTCGGGCAAGTTCACCGCGCAGTGGTTTAATACCCGAATGGCTAAGTTGGTGTCGCGCGAGCGGTTCGAGCACCAAGGTGGAGTCCGTACGATTAAGGTCCCTGCTTTTGACCAGGACATCGTCCTTGCGGTGCGCAGAGCGGCACTACCAATGGAAAAACACAAGTGACCCGCTAAACTGGGGCGCGCTCGGCGGCCAATCCTCAGGCCTACCCACCAGACCCACCATATTTATTGTGTAACTTGTTCAATCCAAACAGGCATCTCGTTCTTATCACCCGCCGCCCAACCGGTCACGATAACCCTGCAAATCAGCATCCGTGACCTCCTTGGGAGGGACGAGGAGATAGTGCTTCTCTGAAGCTATTGTGGCCCCATTCGCACCCGTCTCAAACTCGAAAAGCGCGATGACTCCGCCCTCGATGAACTGGGCGGCTATGGGCCGGCAAACCAAAAGAGGAAACTTCGTCGCACAAACCGCGAAGTCCTGCTCTATCTGCACAATATTGAGCTTATCTTTCCCGCCTTTGGCTTGGATTGGGAAGGCATAGTGCGCCCCTTTTTTATCCACTCCCACATAGATCTCATCGGTCTCCACTTGGCCCATGTCCGGAACTGTTGTTCGAAGGTGGTTCTGTAGGGAGTAGCACGTAACCCCGGTGAAAATGTCCACCAGCCGATTGTATCTTAGCTTGGCGAGCAGCGCTTGTTCATCGTTAAAAGCATACTTCGCCACGATGCCAGGAGTGGCATCGGGAACCTTGGTAACCGCCATGTGTTCATTCGGTGTTATTGGCGTGCTTTTCACCAGAGCGAAACTGTACCTGCTGCGACCCATTGGACGAATCACCCAAATCTCCTGTTCGCCGGCGAGCGAGGTAATCGAGTTCGGCAGAAGCGCCCGGTAACGAAAACTGTAAACTAAATCCCCCAGATTCTTCGGCAGCTTGACATTGAGCTTCGCCGCGAATGTTTCCATCTCTTGCCGCTCGAAGGGAACCTCCCGCATTCCCTGCTTGTACCTTGAGAAAAAGACCTTCTCGATAATGGCTGAGTAGCGGTTGAGCTTCTTTGTTGATTGCTTAGCGGGTTGTTCTTTCATGGCACTTTTCAACGGCTTGTCATTGACGACCATGCCTGCATCCGGCGGGCGCGGCCACCCATTGATCCTCATCGGACCAGGCCAGCGCAGAATCACGACCTCCTCGCGTAATTGCTCCCGCGTGGCGGTGGCGAGGCGTGTTCTGAAAAGGTCTATGTTAACTACTTCATATCCGACTGACTTCGCCAGATCCGCAAGCAATTGGCCGGTGCGGATCATGACACGCAGGTAGGATGCTTGGTCTCCGACCACATAGGCCAGACGTGCGCCAGGGCGGAGAAGAGGGCGAATGTCCGTCAGGTGACGAAGCATCCCACCGAAGTAGAGTTTAGTGACCCGGGCATAAAGACGCTCAAAACCCGACGTCTTCCCGAGCGCTATCCGGCGATTCTCTATCGCTTCGGCAATCCGTTGAATCTCGTCATGGTTCTCGACAAATCGGTCGTCGGTGTCGCTCTTGTAAACGCTGCGCGTATTCGACCGAACAAGGTTTTGTTTGAGTTGGCGCAGGTCGTCCTTGCTCTTAATGAATCCCAAAACCACAGACTCAAGCCGCGTCGTCCGCGTGTAGTCTTTCTCGTTAGGGTAAGGGGGCGAGGTAATCACCGCATCGATAGACGCAGGTTGCAGGAGGGAAATCAAATCCCTGGCGTCTGCCCGATGTACCACCGACGCCGCGGTGGCTTTGCCGCGTAGGTGGTCCAAGTCGCTCGCGATGGCCTTTACGGCGCGCAACCACGGCCCGACCACCGAAACGTCTGGCTTGGCTGGACCGACCCCTATTTCGGGTCCAAAATGCAGGTTGCTGATGTCATTCACCAGGGTCCTGGCCAGCGCAAGTCGCTCGTGCGCGTCCAAAACCTCTTCCTTGCAATCTTCGAGAGATTCCAATAGCAAGAGGGTCTTATGGAGTGGGAGTGGGCTGATTGAATCTCTAAGGAGCAGCTTCAGAAGCTCGGGACTGAGCGTTTTCAGATTTGCCGGCGCCTGGCGGTTCGCATCAAAGAGGGGCAGGCCGCCTTCGTCCGCCAAGCCCTGCCGATCGAACTTCTCAAGAGTAAGCTTGGCTACGCACGTGGCGTGCCTGAGCAGCGCCCGGGAGTCAACATCCCAGGAAACCTTCGTTTTGCTTGCAAAGGCTGCCATCGGGTTAGGCTCAACACCGCAACTGGAAATGCCCAGTTTCTTGCATTCAACCAGAGTCGTGCCCGTGCCGCAAAACGGATCCAAAACCATGTGGCCAGGATGGATCTCGAACTTGGCGACGTACGCCCTCACAAGGTGCGCCGGAAAGGACAGGACGAACCGGTACCAATCATGGGCGGCGCGATCTTCGATTCGAAGCTTATTGTCTTCGCGCGGTGCCTCAATGGATACGCCCTCGCGTTCCCGCACACCCAACTCGCCTAGGTCCGTCATCGCAGACAGCATCATAGATGAGATTGCAACGCGTATCCAGTCAATTGAGGCATCATGTGGTTCTTCCAATTGCCAATTCCGTTGAAAAACTCTTGAAGAATTGCTTTTACGCCCGGCTCATACCCGGCTAAAACATTTAATATGAAAAAGCCAGCAACTGCCAATGCGCTTCGGATGATCTCGCGACGCAATTTTCTCAAAGCAACCAGTGCCGCCACCGCAGCGCTCGCCACACCATTGTTGCTCCCAGCTTCTGCGCTGGGTCGCGACGGCGCGGTCGCGCCCAATGACCGCATTACCATGGGTTTTATTGGCTTGGGGGGCCAGGGCACCGGGCATCTATTGGGCGGCGGCTGGACTTACGTGCCCGGCGGCTACGTCGCTCGTACAGACGTGCAAGTGCTCGCGGTTTGTGATGTCGATCAGAGGCATCGCGAAAGCGCGCGCGAGCGTTGCAATCAGATGTACGCCCAACGGTTCGGGCAAGCAAACTACGATGGCGTCGAAGCCTACCACGATTTTCGCGAGGTCCTGGCCCGCCCTGATATTGACGCTGTCCTTATTGCTGTGCCGTATCATTGGGCGGCCATCCTGGCCACAATGGCCATGCGCGCCGGCAAGGATGTCTATTGCGAGAAACCCGTTGCCATCACCGTCCGCGAGGGGCGCACGATGGTCGAGACCAGCAAACGCTTTGGACGCATCTATCAGGCCGGCACCCAGCAGCGTTCCGAATATGGCGGCAGGTTCCGCATCGCCTGCGAATTGGTTCGCAATGGCCGGATCGGCCAGCTCAAAGAAGTCTATGCCTACTGCCTGCCCGGCGCGCTGTTCCCATCGGCCTGGATTTCGGACCGCTCGGTGGCGCAGCCGCCGGAGTTGGATTGGGACATGTGGATGGGGCCGCTGCCTTATCGGCCCTACGCAGGTGAGGTCCATCAAACCGTGCCCGGCCTGTTCGTAGGAGATGTCAATTGGGGCCCGCATCATTACGACATCGTCCAGTGGACTGTAAACCCGGACCTCACCGCGCCTATCGAGGCGCATTATGAGAATGGCCAGATTCGTTACCATTACACCAACGGCGTGGTAGTCCGCTCCGAAGGCTACCCCGGCGAACGCATCGGCCCCGATGGTGGGGCGTGCTTCGTCGGGACCGAGGGCCGGATTGCCGTCGATCGCGGCAATCTGGTCTCCTATCCAGCGCGCATTCTTAAAGAGCCGTTGCGCCCCGACGACAGCCGGGTCTATCAAGCCAACAGCCATTCCGGCAATTTCCTCGAATGCATTCGCACCCGGCGGTTAACTATTTGTGACCCGGACACTGCCCTTTATTCGATGAACGCCCTGCTCACGGGCGGCATCGCCCTCGGGCTGCGCCGCGCCGTCAAATGGGACCCGGTGCGCCTTGACTTCCCTGGCGATGAGGAGGCGAACCGGCTGCTTTCGTACGCGGCCCGGCCACCGTGGAGGGTATGATTCCTATGAACCTTTGCTTAACACCCCGTGCAATGAAAACAATTCTGATAGTCCGAATCCTGCTGGCCTGCCTGCTCGCCGGGGCTGCCACAAACCTGCGCGCCGCTGAAGAACAGGACCTGATTGCTACGCTCCAATCTGCAGCAGCCCCGTCACAGAAATGGCAGGCGTGCCAGCAACTGCGAGTAATGGGAACCGCCAAAGCCGTGCCCGCGTTGTCGGCTCTGCTCACAGATGAGAAGTTGTCCCAGGCCGCGCGCTTCGTTCTGGAAGCTTTGCCGAGCCCGGAAGCAGATGCCGCGCTCCGCGATGCGCTGGGCCGAACTTCTGGCCGGCTCAAAGCCGGTGTCGTCGATTCAATCGGTTGGCGCGGTCAATCGGCATCGGTGCCGTTGCTCACGCCGCTTCTGTCGGATTCCAATCCGGACATTGCGTCGGCTGCCGCAGAAGCGCTGGGCCGGATTGGCGGCCCGGACGCGCTGGCCGCACTCTCTACCGCGCGCGAACACGCGTCTCCCGCTGCGCTGCCTGCGCTGCTCGAGAGCCTCCTCAAGTCCGCCGAACGCCTGGCAGCCGCGAACGACACCGCCAACGCGCTCGCGGTTTATCAGGAATTGTTCAACTCAAAATACCCGGTGCAAGTCCGCACCTCAGCTTGGCGTGGCGTGGTGTTAGCGGATGCACAGCACCGAACCGAACTCGTCCTCAAGGCACTCGGAGGCGCAGACCGCCCGGTGCAGATGGTTGCCCTCAAGCTGCTGCGCCAATCGCGCGACAGGCAGCTCATCGAAGCGTGCGCGGCTCAATGGGCCTCCTTCTCACCGGAATCGCAGTTGGCCGTCCTGGATGCCCAAATGAAACTCGGCGCCGCGGCCCTCCCCCTCGCGCGCCTTGCCAGCCAAAGCAGCGACCTTCGCCTCCGGATAGCTGGACTGCAGGGGCTTGGTGAATTGAGTGATCTCCCGTCCATCCCTTCACTTGCCAAGGCGGCAGCCCAGG encodes:
- a CDS encoding Gfo/Idh/MocA family oxidoreductase, with the translated sequence MKKPATANALRMISRRNFLKATSAATAALATPLLLPASALGRDGAVAPNDRITMGFIGLGGQGTGHLLGGGWTYVPGGYVARTDVQVLAVCDVDQRHRESARERCNQMYAQRFGQANYDGVEAYHDFREVLARPDIDAVLIAVPYHWAAILATMAMRAGKDVYCEKPVAITVREGRTMVETSKRFGRIYQAGTQQRSEYGGRFRIACELVRNGRIGQLKEVYAYCLPGALFPSAWISDRSVAQPPELDWDMWMGPLPYRPYAGEVHQTVPGLFVGDVNWGPHHYDIVQWTVNPDLTAPIEAHYENGQIRYHYTNGVVVRSEGYPGERIGPDGGACFVGTEGRIAVDRGNLVSYPARILKEPLRPDDSRVYQANSHSGNFLECIRTRRLTICDPDTALYSMNALLTGGIALGLRRAVKWDPVRLDFPGDEEANRLLSYAARPPWRV